AGTTAATAATGACACAACATACAAACTAACTATTGGTGGTAAAGAAGTAACAGGCACAGTTGCATCGGTATCCAAAACAACTACAGCTAACAAAGAAGTAACTCTAACGATCAATAAAGAATTAACAACTACTGACTTTACAAGTGGCGTGATCTTAACATCCGATGATTATCAAATTGTAGATGAAGCTAATAATAAAGCGGATATAGCAGATAACGGGATTGTTGTGACTTTATAGTTTTTGGTGTCACTTATAAAGATTTATAAAGATGATCTTAATCTGTTATGATTAAGATCTTTTTTATAGCACCTTCGGCGATTAAATAAATTCTGTATATTTGTTGATTGAACACTTTCGCTAGTAGACATCCAAAAATTAATAGCATTATATTACTCAAATCAATTTTCCAATTTTCCACCTTGCATTGAAGTAGAAAATGAATAAAATAGTAAGTTGTTTTTATTTCTATACATTTATATAGATTTGGGGTAAAATCTCAATCTCTATCTAATATATTTCAGACTCCCTTTATTACAGTTAAAAGCCTTAACTTCAATCTAACACCTAGATTTATCTTCTTAAATAAAAAAGAAAAGACCTCACTCTCTAAAGAGAGCGAGGTCTAATTCATTTAAGAATGTTTGGTTGACCACTAAGAGTCTTTATTATGGGATTTTGCCCAAATAAGAACCTAAACTTTCTATACTAATTATTTTACGTTAATATTGATTGCCTTAGTTGCAACAACTGGGTTACCAGCAGTTGTTGTATCAACTACTTTATAAGTTAATACACCTTCAACAGGACCAGCTACTGTTACATTATCAACTGCATTTGTACCAGGAGTTACAGTACCAGTTGTAGATACTGGAGTATATGATACAACCAATTTACCAATTACTAAATCTGCAGCAGTTTTTGTACCATCATCATTTACATCTACATAGATATTATCAGTAGCATCAATGCGAACTTTGTGAGCTGAAGTTGCATCTAAAGTAACACCGTTAAGAATAGCATCTTTACCAGTTACACCATCTGTTACATCTAATACAGATTTATAGTTAAGCGTTGTAGTATTATAATCAATTGTTGCAGGTGATTTCCAAGTTACACCAGTAATTTTAGAAGCACCCATTGAAACTGTGATTGTTTTAGTAGCTACTACATTGCCAGCAGCATCTTTAACAGTAACAGTTGTAGTACCTGATTTTTTAGCATTAAATTTAAAGAATGAACCTGTACCTAATGTTACATCTCCATTGTCAGCTTTACCATTACCTGCACCGCCAGTTAATGCAGTTGTATCTAAGCTAATAATATCCTTATTGTATAGAACTTGATAATTAGATAAGTCAGAAACGTCACCATTATAAACGCCTTCTGATGAATATTTTTTAACTTTATAAGCAACTGAATTGTCACTTGCTAAATCTCCATTTAATGTATCATCAGAAGATAGAGATGATGCATCATATGCTAAATCTAGTTTAGATGAATTATTAACTGCTGTTGTTGTTGCTACAAAGCTACCCAATACATTTCCATCTACATCTTTAAATGTTACAGTACCAGTTTGACCAGCAACTGTTGGAGCAAACGATAATGAACCTTTACCAGAAGCAGCAGATGTTGTTAAATCACCAGTTACACTAGTTAATGAAGAAGGATAAACTTCATTGATATCACCTGTAGCTGCAGCAAATGGATCGCCATATTGGTCAGTTGCAGTAAATGAAGTTGTATTTGTTCCACCAACAATTAGTTTTACTGAGCTTGAACTTGGTGTTACTTTAGCAATTTTACGTGCAGTACCTTTAACATTTACTGTTACTTGTTTTGTAACAGTTCCTACAGTAATTGTAAGTGTTGCAGTACCAATACCGTTAGCTGTGATTACATTATTAGTTGGATTAACAGATACTACTGTTGGATCAGAAGATTTTACAGTATAACCAGTTGTTCCGTATTCAGCAGAACTTGATCCAGTACCAACAAGTAAATAATCGAATTGAGCTGTTTCGCCAACTACTAAAGTATTACTATTGGAAACGAATGCTCCGCCAACTTTTAAATCTGCTTCTTTAATAGTTGTTGCAGAATTATCAATGTTAGCAATATTAAAATCTACTTTGTCAGATGTTAAAATTGTTGATCCTTTAGCAATTGTTACTTGTGCTTTGTAAGCACCTGTTGGTAATGCTGCAGTATTAATAAATTTACCATCTGTGCTTATTGCAGAACCAAATAAATCATTAGTTTTATCAACTCCTGAGTTATTCCATGCACGAATTTGTACAGAATATCCTGCTGATACCAAATAATCAACTGAAGTTGGAACACCATCTACTAATACAGTTAATTTTTGATCTTTTCTATCATCATCAAAAGTAGCAGTTTGAAGAGCAACAGCTTTTGGTCCAAATTTATAGTTAACTGTGAAATCTTTAGTTTCAGTACCAACTTTTACAGATGCTTTAACATCAGTGTTAGCAGGTAAAGTACCGTTTAATTTAACTGTAGCTGTTTTCCAATCAGCTGATGGAGTTACAGAAACAACTTCATTTCCAGCAACTGTGATATCAGCAGCTTTTAGTTTACCAAGAGCAGCACCAGAAAGTGTGATTTCTGATTGGTTAGCTGCGCTTACAGAAGCAACTGCAGTTGGAACTACAACACCGTTTTCGTAAGCGTTAGTGTCGTTGTTGTATTCAATTACGCCGTTTGCAAGACCAGCATCTTTGTATAGTTTTTCTTGGAATAATGCAAGACCAATGTTAAGTACGCCATCTTTGTAAAGTTTTTCTTTTTCAAGTGCGAAACCTTTAACAAGTACGCCTGCTTTGTAAAGTTTGTCTTTGTATACGCCAGTAACTAGTTTACCGTTAGTGTAAACTTTACCATTGTATTCGCCTTCAACGCGTTTACCGTCTTTGTAAGTATAACCGTATTTAGTTACGCCAGTGAATTTAACACCTTTTACGTAATATACGTTTTTAGAAGTTTTACCAGTGTAAAGAGCGCCTTTTACATAGTATTTACCGTTATAAGTACCAGTAGTTACTTTTTTAACGCCTTTTACGTAGTAAGCACCTTTATAAGTACCTGTAGCTTTTACGCCACTTTTATAGTAATACTTTTTGTTGTAAAGGCCAGTGAATTTTTTACCGTCTTTATAAAGTTTACCTTTATATGATACGTAACCTTTCACTGTTTTGTTTGTTTTTGCGTTTACAAGTGTACCGTTTTTGTTCACTTTGTAAGTAGTTTTTGCTGAAGCATTTGCGCCTGGAACTACTACTGCACTAGTAAGTACAGAAGCACCAAGAACAAGTGCTGTTGCAGACTTAACAAATTTGAAATTTGCCATGAATTAAAATCCTCCCTTATTGGATATGATTAGCATTTTGCTGGTTTGTATGTTTCATCAGCTAATCATGCTTAGCCTAATTATCGACTATTGGAGGGAGAATTTCCACCTTTTTTTCTGTAAAAATATTCAACAAATAAAGTCTAATATCACTATTTTATCAAAATAAACAGAAAATCATTATACATATTTTCACAAATTACAATGTTTTTACAAATTATCTGTGATTAATACAATTCAATCCCAATACATAGGTATATAGGTTTATTTTAGAGAATAATAATCTACTAATTTTAAGTGATTTTTATGTATTTTTTCGGTTGTAATATTTGCATATAAATGAAATAAATCTATTTTTTCGTAAAAACACATATCTCCCATTCGGAATATCTGAATATTTTGAGTTTCTTCCTTTATATATAATGTTTTTTTATCAGAAGATTTTTAAATTTTTTTGAAGATCCCATTTAGCTATTCAATGACAGATTCCAAGATATAGTATCACTATTACAATTGTTACGAAAATGATGGATTTTGTAATAAAATAGCAGATGGTTTTCATTCAATTTTAGTGATTGTTTCCTTAACTATTAATTGGTCCTTTAAGGATTTTGCTCGTTAATCTCTTATAGTGGATTATTCAAAAGGATGTGATCGAGTGGTGGAATCATTATGGGGAAACGGAGAAGTGGATTACTCCATATAAAAAAGTCCATCTGAAAGCTTTATCCTCTCAGATGGCGTTGTATTCAATAACATTCTATTTTAAACATATTCTGAAAAACCGTATTTGAATATACTCTCTCGAATCTCTGGTAACGTGAAAATAAGAGAATCTTCATTTACTTCTTCATAATCAAAAAGTACCTCATTCCCCCAGATGGTGATGGGAACATCTTTGAATAACTCGTCTAAGTACTCTCCAATAATAGCACTTGGTTCATATTCTGGATTTAAAGAATAGGATGCTTTTGCATGATTTTTCTTCACTATAACAATTCCCCTATTGGTCAACTTAGATAAACGTCCTCTAATCCTTGTGACCTCTTGCTTTTTACTTTGCTTTTTCCATCTTAACCAGAACTTTTTTGTTTTAAAAACAATTCTTTCAATACTCGTTGGTTCTCCAATTTCATCTAGTGCCAATAATATGGCCAGATCAAATTGCGTGTCTATTAAATGTTTCATCATGATCCCCCTTCAAGTTATTTGAAGCCAGAGTTTCATATGTTCTAAGGCATAATGATGTTTAAACTAAGATGGTGAATTAGTCATTGAAAATCAATTTAGAATTGTAGTATTCGTTTTGGGCGTTACTTGTTTATTTGCTCTTTTGATCATTGTATTTGTATTCCTATCCAATTATGTCTTTCATACTAGAGAATTATAGGGATGTTTTTTAAGGATTCTGGCAAGGATTTTAAATCAACAATTTTCTCTATTAAAAAATGAAGCTGGCAAAGTTTGTTGGTTTACTCGCGAGTTTGGGAGATTTACTCGCGCTCTCGGTGGATTTACTCGCGAGTTTGTTCAGTTTATTTGCGACTTTCGGCGTTTTATTTGCGATTCCAACAATTTAGGTCCTATTCGGTTTCTTTTGGATTGCTTGATCAGGAGTGGCTGCTATTTCTATCAATCTCTTCCCGGTCAATGGAATCCAAATTAAAAAAACTCATCAACAATTGTTGGTGAGTTGGTTTTGATTTTTTTAAGCACCTGCTTTGGTTAAGTTTGATTTTTCGCTGATTTTGGTGTTTGCCATTTTGATGATGGTTTCTTTTATTTCTTCGGGATTTAGATGTAATAATGTCTCCATTACTTTGTACAGTTCTTGTTTGTTGATGGGTTCTGCTTTGCCGATGAAGATTTTCGGAAATACTTGCTTTTTCTGAATTTCGTTGTCGTTTAGTAGTTCTTCAAATAGTTTTTCGCCGGGTCTGATACCTGAAAACTCGATGCCGATTTCCTCTTCCGTATAGCCTGATAGTGTGATTAGATTCTTTGCTAGGTCCACGATTTTAACGGGCTCCCCCATATTCAAGACGAATACTTCCCCACCTCTTGCCAGCGCACCAGCCTGAAGGACGAGCCGAGATGCTTCCGGAATTGTCATAAAATATCTTGTCATGTCTGGATGTGTTACTGTTACGGGACCGCCTGCTGCGATTTGCTTTTTGAAGAGTGGGATGACACTGCCACGGCTTCCTAATACATTGCCAAAGCGGACTGCGACAAATTTTGTAGTGCTCTCTTTTGCTAAATTTTGTACGATCATTTCAGCAAAACGCTTTGTTGCCCCCATAATATTGGGTGGATTGACGGCTTTATCTGTAGAGACCATGACGAAGCTTGCCACTCCAAATGCATGAGCCGCTTCTGCTACATTTCTTGTTCCGAAGATATTATTCTTCACTGCTTCGGTTGGGTTTTCTTCCATTAATGGCACATGCTTATGCGCTGCTGCATGATAAACGACATCGGGTAAAAATTTGGCCATGATCTCAAAAATTCTACCTTGATCTTGAACATCCGCGATGATTGGGATTAACTCTATTTCATCTTGATAGCTGTTTCTTAGCTCCATGTCGATTGTGTAAATACTATTTTCACCATGCCCAAGTAGTAATAACCGTTTCGGATAGAATTTGCAAATTTGTCGGCAAATTTCAGATCCTATTGACCCCCCTGCTCCTGTTACCAACACTGTTTTCCCTGTTATTTCGCCAGCAATACTGGTCATGTCTAATTCTACTGGCTCTCTGCCCAATAGGTCTTCCACTTGTACATCTCTCAATTGGTTGATGGAAATTTTCCCTGAAACGAGGTCTTCTATAGAAGGCATAATCTTCGTTTTTGCTTTTGTTTTTGCACATTCTTCGTAGATTCTTTTAATTTCTAATTTTGTAAGAGAGGGAATTGCAATGACAATATTCTCGACTTTTAATTTTTCTACTAGTTTTGGAATGTCTCGAATTTTCCCTTTTACTTCAACTCCGAATATCTGTAACTTTATTTTTTTCGGATCATCGTCTACAAATGCAATTGGGTACAGATCAGTTTCTTGATTTTTTAACAATTGTCGAACCACCATCGTACCAGCAGATCCTGCTCCAACGATTAATGTGCGTTTTTTATCTGGGTTTGGTGCGATAAAACGATCTCGGAAAACTCTCCATGAAAATCTTGAGCCCCCAATAAAAATCACATGCATCATCCAAGTAATTGCTAAAACACGTATATTCATTTGCTGAAAAGCGATTAGTTGAACAACCGCTGTTGTAAGAAATGAAAATGTCACAGCCTTTACGATAGCTAATAATTCTCCAATGCTCGCATACTCCCATGCATTTTGATACAAGCGATACATCGTCGCAAAAATGTGATGACTAATTAATAATGTGATAGAACTGACCCAAAGCAATGACATCGAATAGGTCTGCATTAGAGGATCTACTAAAAAATACCCAAAGAATATTGCTTCGCAAACAATTATAGAATCTAGTAGCATGAGTAATGGCAGTCTTTTATTATATGGCACTTCGAATCCTCCTTCATCTCAAAATTGAATCTACTATATAAACTGTTTCATTATATGGTGCTTTTTTATTACCTATGACTAAAAAATTCGTTCCTTCGAGAAATTTGGAGAATTTGTGCTGAAATTGATAGTGAAATGGTCTTTAATTTTTTTACAAAACAGTTGAATTTTAAATTTCACTAGGTGAAATAGGTTAAAAAATTCGTTCCTTATAGATTTTATAACCTATACAGAAACTGGGGTACACAGTGATAACGCCATGTATATTTGGTATGAATCTGCTGTTTAAGCTTCGTTTTGAATGTTTTTGTAATAAAAAACCACCTAATCCTTTTAGATTAGGCGGTTTTTCGATGTGGTCTGTTGTTGCTTATCTGTTTCCATCTTGTCATTGTACTGATCAGTAAGAGTAAAGCTACAGCAGCACTAAAAGAGTCTAGCATCACATCATCGAATGATGATGTTCTTCCGCTTACTAATAATTGATGAAATTCATCGGTCCCTGCGTAGAGCGTTGTGCAAAGCCAGGCCCAGAAAAATCGATTTTTCTTAAAGATAAAGTATAACAGGATTGCTAAAAAACCGAACACGATGATATGTGCCAGCTTCCGGATGATGAAATTCAAGAAATCCGAAGCTGACTCACTTAATCCCAACGATGATTGAATAATACTCATTGTATTAGACCCCGTCGCAGAAGGAGAAGCCGTGATCTTGTAGATTACGATTAGCCATATAATGGCCATGAACGGTGCAAAGTAACTTTTTCTCATAAGAACATCCTTCGATACTTCGTTAGTGAAGAGCATGATGTAAAAAGTTTAGCCTTCTTTACTACATAATATGCGTTGTCTATC
This window of the Rummeliibacillus pycnus genome carries:
- a CDS encoding polysaccharide biosynthesis protein — protein: MPYNKRLPLLMLLDSIIVCEAIFFGYFLVDPLMQTYSMSLLWVSSITLLISHHIFATMYRLYQNAWEYASIGELLAIVKAVTFSFLTTAVVQLIAFQQMNIRVLAITWMMHVIFIGGSRFSWRVFRDRFIAPNPDKKRTLIVGAGSAGTMVVRQLLKNQETDLYPIAFVDDDPKKIKLQIFGVEVKGKIRDIPKLVEKLKVENIVIAIPSLTKLEIKRIYEECAKTKAKTKIMPSIEDLVSGKISINQLRDVQVEDLLGREPVELDMTSIAGEITGKTVLVTGAGGSIGSEICRQICKFYPKRLLLLGHGENSIYTIDMELRNSYQDEIELIPIIADVQDQGRIFEIMAKFLPDVVYHAAAHKHVPLMEENPTEAVKNNIFGTRNVAEAAHAFGVASFVMVSTDKAVNPPNIMGATKRFAEMIVQNLAKESTTKFVAVRFGNVLGSRGSVIPLFKKQIAAGGPVTVTHPDMTRYFMTIPEASRLVLQAGALARGGEVFVLNMGEPVKIVDLAKNLITLSGYTEEEIGIEFSGIRPGEKLFEELLNDNEIQKKQVFPKIFIGKAEPINKQELYKVMETLLHLNPEEIKETIIKMANTKISEKSNLTKAGA
- a CDS encoding VanZ family protein gives rise to the protein MLFTNEVSKDVLMRKSYFAPFMAIIWLIVIYKITASPSATGSNTMSIIQSSLGLSESASDFLNFIIRKLAHIIVFGFLAILLYFIFKKNRFFWAWLCTTLYAGTDEFHQLLVSGRTSSFDDVMLDSFSAAVALLLLISTMTRWKQISNNRPHRKTA
- a CDS encoding toxin-antitoxin system YwqK family antitoxin, whose amino-acid sequence is MANFKFVKSATALVLGASVLTSAVVVPGANASAKTTYKVNKNGTLVNAKTNKTVKGYVSYKGKLYKDGKKFTGLYNKKYYYKSGVKATGTYKGAYYVKGVKKVTTGTYNGKYYVKGALYTGKTSKNVYYVKGVKFTGVTKYGYTYKDGKRVEGEYNGKVYTNGKLVTGVYKDKLYKAGVLVKGFALEKEKLYKDGVLNIGLALFQEKLYKDAGLANGVIEYNNDTNAYENGVVVPTAVASVSAANQSEITLSGAALGKLKAADITVAGNEVVSVTPSADWKTATVKLNGTLPANTDVKASVKVGTETKDFTVNYKFGPKAVALQTATFDDDRKDQKLTVLVDGVPTSVDYLVSAGYSVQIRAWNNSGVDKTNDLFGSAISTDGKFINTAALPTGAYKAQVTIAKGSTILTSDKVDFNIANIDNSATTIKEADLKVGGAFVSNSNTLVVGETAQFDYLLVGTGSSSAEYGTTGYTVKSSDPTVVSVNPTNNVITANGIGTATLTITVGTVTKQVTVNVKGTARKIAKVTPSSSSVKLIVGGTNTTSFTATDQYGDPFAAATGDINEVYPSSLTSVTGDLTTSAASGKGSLSFAPTVAGQTGTVTFKDVDGNVLGSFVATTTAVNNSSKLDLAYDASSLSSDDTLNGDLASDNSVAYKVKKYSSEGVYNGDVSDLSNYQVLYNKDIISLDTTALTGGAGNGKADNGDVTLGTGSFFKFNAKKSGTTTVTVKDAAGNVVATKTITVSMGASKITGVTWKSPATIDYNTTTLNYKSVLDVTDGVTGKDAILNGVTLDATSAHKVRIDATDNIYVDVNDDGTKTAADLVIGKLVVSYTPVSTTGTVTPGTNAVDNVTVAGPVEGVLTYKVVDTTTAGNPVVATKAININVK